The sequence TGTGTGGAAGATGCAATCAATGGATGAGGGACAGGCCTTGGGGGCTTTGAGTACCTGCACATGCTTTACTAGACAGAGAGCTAAGGATGACTGCCAACTGTAGAAAGAACTGAAAGATGCAAGACTGAGCACTGGGTATGATTCAGTGAAGTTTCCAACAGTCCAAGAAGAGGTAATGGAACTGGGAAGGGAATAAAGCAGGTAAGTGAGCAATGAGGGCACAGGATGAGGTTAAAGTTCTGGTCACTCATGGGCAGGTAACAGTCTCCATCAAATAATCCAAGCATACCAACTGTAGTATTTCATTCAATAAGTCAGGGTAAAGGAatacaaaatcaaattttatatgtaaaacttCAAAAAGTTGTCATCTCCAGATTGCTGGAAATAATACATGCATATTCCAATATCACACAgttgatttcaaataaaaagtatgttatatgcatgtatgaaaatgtcacCAACTCAGTACTTTGTACAGTTAATAGggatattaattataattaaaaatggttTACAAACTCAAGTTTTATCTCAAAGGCCTATTTTAAGAGGTTTCAGCTTAAACCACAACAATGTCTATAAAACAATGACAGCTTCACATCCacagatattttcttatttgccAAACAAATTATTTTGCTATAATTCCCAATTTTCTGGGGACCTATCACACCCTAGATAAAAGCTAGCATTCATAGCCATTACCATTACATAATCATGACAAAGTAGAATCTGGGGGttgacaattttctttttaacctctGGGTGTTGGATTTGAACGTAATACCCAGtaggaaatttgaaataattgttCTTGTTCTTTCTATGCTCTATGGGAGTCTTAGGATGATTGCTGAACATCTCTGATGAAGCACTTTAAAAGAGAGGAGAGGTGCAGTTCCCCTGCTACCTGCTGCATTATTAAAGGATCTGGCTCTTTAGGTTGGAGACTCTGTTAGAAGGGGGTTAATGTGGGGCCCTGAATCAGTTCTGTAACAAATGTGGGCTCAGCTAGGGCAAAAAaattgtgaatatattaaaaattcaacagtaaCTTCTATGGATTGATATTGTGATTTTCCCAacttaatattctttaaaagataaagatacaaagaaataTTGTCTCCCTTTATTTGACCCTGCAGTCAGTTCCGACATAGAACATGAAGTCACTCATGTCATAATTACCCATGGACCTACAATTCTTGCTTCTAGGTCACCCCATGTAAACTTAAGGAGATGAGAGAAGCCACAGCAAGGAACTTCATGTAATTCAACACAATTCCAAGAAAATTAAGTTCTAAAAACACGAGCAGATCAATAAATCTGTAGtctatattttcaaattcaaaatcaaagggaaaattGATATAATGTACTTTCATGCAAAGCATGGCCTACATACTGCTATTTGAGGAGAATGGGTTTTGTGGATATGTGCATTTACAAGACATGTACACATGCTTGATTTGTTTGACTCATACACAAATGGTTACTTTGGGGAGGTCAGACTTTGCAAACTGTTCCTTAGAAATGGATTTATTCAGGCAAATCTGTGAGTCACTGTACATAATTCATATATCAGTTGAtcatttttgtttacattctttatttttgccaAATAGGGCTTtcagtaaatgttttctttagagCTTTAGAAAGAATCACAGTATAAAGCCACAAAAAGCAACAGTGTTTACATATGTAACACACATTAGAGTTAGGATTATTACACCAGGTTTCCTTACTTCTCATTAGTCTTGGTGGTTTTTCCCAATTCTTCcatcattaattcattttggGGGTTTTCAGCACTTTTTCCATAGAGCAAATTTTCCCCACGTGGGTTTTGAAATTCAGGTTCCTGGGCAAGCTGACCAGTTGTATTTATGAGCACATTGTTTTTAGCTCCTAGGACATAGGCTTCCTTGGGCTTTGCTCTTTTCTGGCAGGCTTGGAGCTGGAAAGCATCTTGGAAACCACGGCGGAAATTCTCATTGAAGAAACCATATATGATAGGGTTGACGCTGCTGTTGCAGAAGGCCAGCCAGTGTGCAAAAGGGTAAATGTAGATGTTGATGATCTGCAGTACATTTGGAGAAAGGTCAGCATAGTCTGACAGCATCATCAGAGTCCAGAGGGGCAGCCAAGAGAGAATGAAAAGCAGAGCCACAGTCAGGAGCATCTTGATGaccttctgtttcttcttggacACCAcatgccactgctcctggctctgcTTGCCTGTGTGGGGGACTGCAGACTTGAAGAGCGAAATCCCAATCCTTCCATACATGATGACAATGAGGGACAGGGGAGCTAGGTAGATGGTGGTGAACAGCACAGTGGTGTAGATCTTCCTCATTTCCTGATGTGGCCAGTCCTCCCGGCACCAGTAGACTGGACTGGTTTTATTCAGGGAGTTGAGTTTCACTTGGTAATATTTCTCTTCTTGTACATGTAACATTACTGCAGATGGAGACATAATGGTGATGGCCAGGACCCAGATGATCACGATAATGACAAATGCTGTCTTGACAGTGAGCTTTGGTTTAAAAGGGTGGACTACACACCGGAATCTGCAATTAAAGGCAAATATCAATGAGGCATTGCCTCGTAACTTCCAACCACATCATGAAtccaatttatttgaataataaagAATCTCCCACCCACATTTCCCTCCAAAACATAGAAAGCTACCATTTGTGGTAGAAAGGCATGTATTGACATTTTCTATAATTTGTATATGAGATACATTTTAAccccaaatttgaaaaaaaatggagcATATTAGAcactattaataataaaaagtagtAATGGTAAGTGACATATTTTGAGTGTGACCACTTAAGACTCTGCTCCAGACAATGTTTCATTGGTTTGTATGGGTGGTCACTTTAAGCCTATGTGAAATATGAGGAAATCAatttagaaaaggtaaaaatctTGTCTGTGATGCAGGATTTTAATACAAATAGTTCAGC comes from Sciurus carolinensis chromosome 10, mSciCar1.2, whole genome shotgun sequence and encodes:
- the Npffr2 gene encoding neuropeptide FF receptor 2, with protein sequence MSENWDSNSSENWNHIWSLNDTQHHLYSNTTITYVNYYLHHPQVAAIFIFSYFLIFFLCMVGNTVVCFIVIRNKHMHTITNLFILNLAISDLLVGIFCMPITLLDNIIAGWPFGNTMCKISGLVQGISVAASVFTLVAIAVDRFRCVVHPFKPKLTVKTAFVIIVIIWVLAITIMSPSAVMLHVQEEKYYQVKLNSLNKTSPVYWCREDWPHQEMRKIYTTVLFTTIYLAPLSLIVIMYGRIGISLFKSAVPHTGKQSQEQWHVVSKKKQKVIKMLLTVALLFILSWLPLWTLMMLSDYADLSPNVLQIINIYIYPFAHWLAFCNSSVNPIIYGFFNENFRRGFQDAFQLQACQKRAKPKEAYVLGAKNNVLINTTGQLAQEPEFQNPRGENLLYGKSAENPQNELMMEELGKTTKTNEK